From a single Plasmodium yoelii strain 17X genome assembly, chromosome: 9 genomic region:
- a CDS encoding peptidase M16, putative: MYFNIFIFLIILVYENQSSCQNPIYNRKKNYGLSNEQFRAILFGLNYDFPNKNNIDRENVENHSLFFRNFVDDDIQINKQNEKTQSQIEIMNNEKIKSSGTIHDNKNINNHSVTSGNEKPNDRLLQKTLRKNKLSEKDNSYNNNSSTNINKNENSVFNEPTNANDYIRKKEDTNDFKQPKTLQKNISVKSNKEDPNSLKDKKININENKTQGNINQNIPLNKPVNNMTNKLDNHIEKFVKDSNEMNNSNVQEKHQDKDLLHNNGNNKDMQMDHNDEPQILSNGKKKQNTKYISINPRTIKHKEENVNYSPKKNIPGLPNSGSDLLKEIQPVKYNENINKKLNDASKGNGDLQKTTKTDENIFSENITLKNKTNDTNYYKYFKLKENGFRGLGIINQYSSKGGFSISVDCGGYNDLDDIPGISNLLQRAIFYKSKKRDTTLLSELGVSSPKYNSHINESFTNFYASGNSEDIYYLLNLFVQNLFYPIFNEESIENEVNEISNKYISMENNPETCLKITSQYLTHFKYSNFFIYGNYITLCENILKKKIDIKKKLYEFHRKCYQPKNMSISILLGKKTSSSDHYNINDIMNMVVQFFGEIKNYNYEEEIKKENNMELEENLPNRQVNNYNDKIFTYNDAQINLNKEINTKNGMSIPFVNKLNYALDLNQKSKYIEILKKEGWENQIFLYWSSKINIYIYKKIEEFKVMRFFRELFSNFRKDGLYYKISVENKYAYDFQIINICNKYYLNYGILIKLTEKGKNNLAHLIYIFQTFINEINKLFDYDSLNKGVNKYILNYYRENTLTTNINFRKNDINICLNDLINYSNTLLIYSENPLEFLTNNNLVENINKNDFRNEIKITSLIGSLIRNENMHIINVVDIFTVTNQIKIPNTSIEYSIGDNPYIIDEGQITNNINFTLPEFKNCPFSNFKKNSILNENSFFCVSYNNKENFNYSKYNKQTFVSDDNEYVKSNILYNIPCLIKSSYGYNIFFKKGLTETSRVNADFIFFFPSKNFTFYEAIFTRIHIIILKKKIKQMLSDYTNCSVNVNIKDNVESYILHVDSNSYYFGDMLNKIEDLLSIKEVPTNDEFNDAYDELNLYVKRKENVVVGDSLNIIHSLFNKYIPTNKEIYDILNAYLFYPLYNSYIKYINNFFHKNYINIFIYGNLSIPNEINIKNETNYGINTKHNSTNSVNNNNGMNYNTYINNTHTMYNKHALGKNDNVIEDKENSIEIPQNGIGIKYIIDLCESFIRNITNNVIRKSESTYYATKLINNEDIEIDIQIPDKNVGNSSITVSYIIESETIVSDMLINIIVDLISSDFIKFAKIKYNDGYTVDVKTLSTKYGFGGIIFVIQSFDNDVEKLEEDICGFVKHLTFQLMNIDIYNLVKKMQYMKKQYILNNSIFTFNQEYSTILDEIINGNECFDKKYKIVKIFDELINCPKVILNKANYILQNAKKLIFKEYKTSDAPNNVNEQMNYIHSNKRCNYTNNKNDIISNIELSNTVNFTKATKLNNNVPNYNVFRMNNMHKKGNYIINVSNFLEIKRKGFVQYVIDYFKNPYKLSLNHNNYLDYKSCDDEMDKDNFHVFHNFTNDINEIREYFLAKFSNDQENKEKCSINYEEIKKHCYEVNANTYD, encoded by the coding sequence AATATATAAtcgtaaaaaaaattatggatTAAGTAATGAACAATTTAGAGCAATACTATTTGGTCTTAACTATGATTTcccaaataaaaataacatagaCAGAGAAAATGTGGAAAAtcattctttatttttccGTAACTTTGTCGATGATGATATCCAAATaaacaaacaaaatgaaaaaacacAATCACAAATTGAAATTatgaataatgaaaaaataaaaagctcTGGTACTATACacgataataaaaatatcaataatCATTCTGTAACCAGTGGAAATGAAAAACCAAACGATAGATTATTACAAAAGACattgagaaaaaataaattaagtgAAAAGgataattcatataataataatagttcaactaatatcaataaaaatgaaaattcaGTATTTAATGAACCTACGAATGCAAATGATTATATACGAAAAAAAGAGGACACTAATGATTTCAAACAACCAAAAacattacaaaaaaatattagtgTTAAAAGTAATAAAGAGGATCCAAACTCattaaaagacaaaaaaataaatataaatgaaaataaaacacaAGGAAATATTAATCAAAATATCCCATTAAATAAACCCGTAAATAATATGACAAACAAATTGGATAATCATATTGaaaaatttgttaaagatAGTAATGAAATGAATAACTCCAATGTTCAAGAAAAACATCAAGATAAAGACTTATTAcataataatggaaataataaagatatgCAAATGGATCATAATGATGAACCACAAATTTTGTcaaatgggaaaaaaaaacaaaatacaaaatatataagtataaATCCTAGaacaataaaacataaagaagaaaatgtaaattattcaccaaaaaaaaatataccagGTCTTCCAAATTCAGGAAGTGACCTTTTGAAGGAAATACAACCAGtgaaatataatgaaaatataaataaaaaattaaatgatgcATCTAAAGGAAATGGAGATTTACAAAAGACAACCAAAACTGATGAAAACATATTTTCTGAAAATATcactttaaaaaataaaactaatgatacaaattattataaatattttaaattgaaAGAAAATGGATTTAGAGGATTAGGAATAATAAATCAATATTCATCAAAAGGGGGGTTTTCAATATCAGTTGATTGCGGAGGATATAATGATTTAGATGACATTCCAGGAATTTCTAATTTATTACAACGagctattttttataagtCTAAAAAAAGAGATACGACATTATTAAGTGAATTAGGAGTAAGTTCACCAAAATACAATAGTCATATTAATGAATCTTTTACTAACTTCTATGCAAGTGGTAATTCTGAagacatttattatttattaaatttatttgtccaaaatttattttatccaATATTTAATGAAGAATCCATAGAAAACGAAGTTAATGAAAttagtaataaatatatttctatgGAAAATAATCCTGAAACTTGCTTAAAAATTACTAGCCAATATCTTacacattttaaatattcaaattttttcatttatggGAATTACATTACCTTATgcgaaaatattttaaaaaaaaaaatagatataaagaaaaaattgtatGAATTTCATCGAAAATGTTATCAACCTAAAAATATGTCAATTAGTATACTATTGGGGAAAAAAACAAGCTCATCAGATCATTACAACATCAATGATATTATGAATATGGTTGTTCAATTTTTTGGAGAaatcaaaaattataattatgaaGAAGagattaaaaaagaaaataacatGGAATTGGAAGAAAATTTGCCTAATAGACAAGTGAACAATTATAACGATAAAATTTTCACATATAATGATGCgcaaattaatttaaataaagaaataaatactAAAAATGGTATGTCTATTCCGtttgtaaataaattaaattatgcTCTTGATTTAAACCAAAAAAGTAAGTATAtagaaattttaaaaaaagaggGATGGGAAAATCAAATCTTTTTATATTGGAGCtctaaaattaatatttatatatataaaaaaattgaagaaTTTAAGGTCATGCGTTTTTTTCGTGAACTTTTTTCGAACTTCAGAAAGGATggattatattataaaatatctgtggaaaacaaatatgcatatgattttcaaattataaatatatgcaataaatattatttgaattatgggatattaataaaattgacAGAGAAAGGGAAGAATAATTTAGctcatttaatatatatattccaaACATTTAtcaatgaaataaataaattatttgattaCGATAGTTTAAATAAAGGtgtaaacaaatatattttgaattattatagagaaaatactttaaccactaatataaattttagaaaaaatgatataaatatatgtctaaatgatttaataaattattctaACACATTACTTATTTACTCTGAAAATCCACTtgaatttttaacaaataacaatttagtagaaaatataaataaaaatgactTTCGAAATGAGATAAAAATTACCAGCTTAATAGGTTCTCTTATCAGAAAtgaaaatatgcatattataaaTGTTGTAGATATATTCACTGTAacaaatcaaataaaaattccaAACACTTCTATCGAATATTCTATAGGGGATAACCCATATATTATTGATGAAGGACAAattacaaataatataaacttTACACTTCcagaatttaaaaattgtcCTTTTAGTAATTTTAAGAAAAATTCGATTTTAAATGAGAATTCATTTTTCTGTGTTTCCtacaataataaagaaaattttaattattcaaaatataataaacaaacaTTTGTATCAGATGACAATGAATATGTtaaatcaaatatattatataacatACCTTGCTTGATTAAATCTTCTTAtggatataatatattttttaaaaaaggtTTAACAGAGACTTCAAGAGTAAATGCagatttcattttttttttcccttcCAAAAATTTTACCTTTTATGAAGCAATTTTTACTCGTATACACATCATAatactgaaaaaaaaaataaagcaaaTGTTGTCTGATTACACAAATTGCTCAGTAAATGTGAATATTAAGGACAATGTtgaatcatatatattacacGTAGATAGCAATAGCTATTATTTCGGGGATatgttaaataaaatagaggATCTTTTATCAATAAAAGAAGTTCCTACCAATGATGAATTTAATGACGCTTATGatgaattaaatttatatgtaaaaagAAAAGAGAATGTTGTTGTAGGAGActctttaaatattatacattctttatttaataaatatatcccaacaaataaagaaatttatgatattttaaatgcatatttattttacccTTTATATAATtcgtatataaaatatataaataacttttttcacaaaaattatattaatatatttatatatggaaATTTGTCGATAccaaatgaaataaatattaaaaatgaaactaACTATGGCATTAATACAAAACATAATAGTACTAACAGcgttaataataataacgggatgaattataatacttatataaACAATACACATACAATGTATAATAAACATGCTTTAGGAAAAAATGACAACGTGATAGAAGACAAAGAAAATTCTATTGAAATACCTCAAAACGGAATaggaataaaatatattattgattTATGTGAATCATTTATAAGAAACATAACAAATAATGTTATAAGAAAAAGTGAATCTACGTACTATGCAACcaaattaattaataatgaaGACATAGAAATAGATATACAAATTCCAGATAAAAATGTTGGTAACAGTTCAATAACAGtatcatatattattgaatCTGAAACAATAGTAAGCGATAtgttaattaatattattgttGATTTAATTTCATCagattttattaaatttgctAAAATAAAGTATAACGATGGTTATACCGTTGATGTAAAAACATTATCCACAAAATATGGATTTGGAGGaataatttttgttattcAAAGCTTTGATAATGATGTTGAAAAACTAGAAGAAGATATATGTGGATTTGTTAAACACTTAACATTTCAATTGATGAATATtgatatatacaatttaGTAAAAAAGATgcaatatatgaaaaaacaatacatattaaataatagtaTATTTACCTTTAATCAAGAATATTCAACTATACTTGATGAGATAATTAATGGAAATGAAtgttttgataaaaaatacaaaattgtaaaaatatttgatgAATTAATTAATTGTCCCAAagtaattttaaataaagcaAATTACATTTTACAAAATGCCAAGAAATTGATTTTTAAGGAATATAAAACATCTGATGCACCAAATAACGTAAATGAACAAATGAATTATATCCATTCCAATAAAAGATGTAATTATActaacaataaaaatgatataatatCTAATATTGAATTGTCAAATACCGTGAATTTCACCAAAGCAACCAAATTAAATA